The Candidatus Limnocylindrales bacterium genomic interval GCCCTGGCGGCGGTCGGTGACGCCGACCGAATCCAGGGTCCCGCGAACGATGTGGTAGCGGACTCCGGGCAGGTCCTTGACGCGGCCGCCGCGGATCAGGACGACCGAGTGCTCCTGCAGGTTGTGGCCCACGCCAGGAATGTAGGCGGTCACCTCGATGCCATTGGTCAAACGCACACGCGCCACCTTGCGTAGAGCCGAATTCGGCTTTTTAGGTGTGGACGTATAGACGCGCGTGCAGACGCCCCGGCGCTGCGGCGACTTGTCGAGCGCGGGCGCGGCAGTCTTCATGGCAATCTTT includes:
- the rpsL gene encoding 30S ribosomal protein S12 produces the protein MPTINQLVRKGRQKIAMKTAAPALDKSPQRRGVCTRVYTSTPKKPNSALRKVARVRLTNGIEVTAYIPGVGHNLQEHSVVLIRGGRVKDLPGVRYHIVRGTLDSVGVTDRRQGRSKYGAKRPK